Part of the Equus caballus isolate H_3958 breed thoroughbred chromosome 5, TB-T2T, whole genome shotgun sequence genome is shown below.
AGCATATAGatggaaattgaaaatatatttttgtaacttttcttcaagtctgaaattatttcaaaataaaatgtcttctaaaaaacaacttatttaaaaatgtttgtttgttgtgCATACTTTGGGAAATTCTGGATAATTCCTTAATACTCTAGACAAAACAGAGAACCCTCCAAATCAGTTAGTACTCAGACATGGCCAGGCATTTCAAGGATGGGGCTCACTCAATACTGCAGACTGAGGTGGTCCCTTGATTGCTAATCCTGTTTACTCAGAGTAGCTCAAGTCAGAGGTTGTCTTAAAAACAAGCGTTTTTGTGTATTGCAATTGGTGTGAGCTCTTAAGCATAAACTGCTGGCAACTTGTTTTTGCTTTGCCAGCTCAGAGGCCGCCCAGAAAACCGCTGTTTTGAGAAGTGTTACATTTCACACAATTGCACGATGATGAGTGATCTCCTCCTTGTATTTTTGCAGACTGTGGAAGGCGCACGAAAACAGATCTTTCCAAACCTGAGGGAATTGATCTCCAAATTTGAAAAACCAAATCAAGGGCTGGTGGTTCACCTTTCAAAGCCGATAAAGAGAACCAGCCCCAGACCGAGATGGAGAAGATCGACGATAAAGTTGGATGATAGTTTTGGTAAAAACTCTCAAACAGGGATCAGAAAGGAACCTTAGTCCCATTTCCACCACTGGCCTACTTTGTAGAATCAAAACAGATAAAAGCCTTATTTTTTATTGCGTTATCTCCAAAAGGCTTCCCCTCCTAAGAGCACTTTCCACCTTGTTGAGAAGTGGTGTCTTTGAGCCCCTGAGGTGGCCAACATATAGAAACTCTCAGTGCATAGACAGCCAGGGGAGCAAGAGTGGTTCCTGAGCCCTCTGGAAGAGCTGGCTTCACACTCAGCCTGTGACCTTGTGCAAACCACACAAGTTCGGGAATAGATGGACACATTAGCataattttcaaatgagaaaattgctTCAACCTCTCCCCATGGCTCATCTTGTTACATTTTGCTCAATATTTGCTAAGCGTTCATTTATATAGTATTAGGGCACAAATTATTTCAGATATATCCGTAAAGGTATTAGGCCATGGTGGAAAATGAGAGATGGTCGGTAAATCTGAGTGCAGGGAACCTGTGCTGAGGCCTCTCAAATCATGTCATGGGCAGCTACTCTTACTTACCCGCAGCCCTTGAAATCCACTCTCAGAAAATAATCTAGTATATTTCacttacagcctagtttgaatTTAACTCAGACTTCCTGAGACATTTACAATctaactcagttttctcatgatGGATGCATGGTTATATTCTCAATTAAAGGGATTTCAGTTATCAGTGGGCAGGCGATGGTGATGGAAGCAGATGTGCTAGCTAGGGAGAAAGCAGAGGACAGCGAGTTCCAGGGAGCCTGAAATCACCCCACGCCCGTTCAACTTTGTCTACAATGAAATCGCCCTTTAGGCTGCCACAGCAACTTCTCACCTCCCCAACAAGACTAAGCATGGCTTtttaatgactaaaataaaaacaactcctCTACCGTTGTTTCTCTGTCCCGCTCCCACCATGCTGGGGAGTGTGCAGCCATGTACATACAAAGTCACTTCCTATTGGCTCAGCTGCAGATGTAGTCCCATGGCCCTTTTCCACcaacacttaaagaagaaaaaagtattaaaggGGGCAGAGCTAGAAACCCCAGAATGTGCCTGTGCTGCGGCCCTTAGGCAAACCCAGATGAGTTGCTGAGGGTGCTTAGAGTGGTGGCAGTATTTGCACCATGGTTGCACGGATAAAATAATCACAAATGCCAAGAAGAGAACACTTTAGAGATCTTTCCCAAGAACTGGGAGAGAGCCTCGCCACACCAACTCTCTATGCTTGGTCAGCCCTGCCAGAGTGAGCTCTCAAATCCTCAGCTACCAAAGGGGGACCATTTGCCCATTGGcctcatcttctttctctccttctcttggcCTCCTGACAACAAGATTCAGATATTCTCACTCTGTGGGAGGCACAGGTTTTCTGCTGGTGAATGGAGGCATCTAGTGCCTCTGGAAACTCTGATGATTGACTTATAAAGAGATCCCCTATTTTGCCAGCAGAACTACCTGTGGTACCCCAGACCTTGAAAATGTCACTTTGATGTGTCATCAAGATCACCCTGTGGCTGGGCAGAGGTCTTCTTTCCTTGAGCACGGTTGGTCAATGTGACTCCTGGGTGTTGAGCCTCAACGgtggtcttctttttttccccagggaaCAGTAACAGTGATTATGTGGATGTCTTGCCTTGAAGATAAGAATTCCGGACAAAGCAATTAGAGAAGAGACAGGGTGACAGCTCTCACTGGTGACCCTGCTTCTCCTGCAGATGTAGATCTGGAAGGCTGACCTTTAGAGGACAATTCAGACTCTCCTGGTCTGGGTGACTGAAGAGGTTCTGTCCACCAGCTTCAGAGAAATCACTCCCCGTGTCCCTGTGTCTCATGCATACACCACGAGCAGCTTCAAAACCTCTTTTCCCCTCTTACTCTTCTTTCTTGGGATAGGACAGTCTGAACCTATTTCCTTGACTTGTTAAAGGTACTATCACTACATCGTCGTTGACATCCTCCCTCCAATCAGGCAACCAGAGGGGCTGCTTGATACAGAAGAGAACGCACTTGGCCGCGAGTTAGGAGCCTGAGTTCCAGTCCTGTGGCTATCTGACTTTGGACAAACCTCTTCCTCTCTCTaggtctccatttcttcatctacaaaacaAGTGTCTGGGTGGGGCGATACACACTGCCCCA
Proteins encoded:
- the SH2D1B gene encoding SH2 domain-containing protein 1B, with amino-acid sequence MDLPYYHGPLSKRDCETLLLKEGVDGNFLLRDSESVPGVLCLCVSFKSFVYTYRIFKEKYGYIIQTVEGARKQIFPNLRELISKFEKPNQGLVVHLSKPIKRTSPRPRWRRSTIKLDDSFGNSNSDYVDVLP